In Fimbriimonadales bacterium, the following are encoded in one genomic region:
- a CDS encoding DUF1156 domain-containing protein — protein sequence MKKEKREEKESARRLIEADFPLRKVSEESVREKNIRHGHISTLHIWWARRPLAASRATALAALLPDDPVRGEQFLRLVREISPWEAVQKENPALEKARALIRDAFGGHPPRVLDPFAGGGAIPLEALRLGCETYALDYNPVAVLLNKAVLELPPRFGKPGAVPAVPLPPVQGKREEVRQSVLANTEPGGTQNPLLEAVEAWGTWVLEEARRELAQFYPHDKDGSIPVGYIWARTLPCQNPSCGAEIPLMRQTWLAKKDKKKVALRLIPNRPAWRLDVEIVGQNGKRIDFDPDKGTVNLAHVRCPLCGGTIDDKTTRWLFRDGIAGQRMMAVVLHHPQRTGKTYRLPTEADLAAYRTVEETLQAKRQSSKMSKVVSLIL from the coding sequence ATGAAAAAGGAGAAAAGAGAGGAAAAAGAGAGCGCTCGTAGGTTGATCGAAGCCGACTTTCCTCTACGTAAGGTCTCGGAAGAATCCGTGCGAGAGAAGAACATCCGCCACGGGCATATTTCGACGTTGCACATCTGGTGGGCGCGAAGGCCGCTCGCTGCCTCCCGCGCTACCGCGCTGGCTGCCCTGCTGCCCGATGACCCTGTCCGGGGTGAGCAGTTCCTCCGCCTGGTGCGCGAGATTTCCCCTTGGGAGGCGGTGCAAAAGGAAAACCCAGCCCTCGAGAAGGCTCGCGCCCTCATCCGCGATGCTTTTGGCGGTCACCCACCGCGTGTCCTCGACCCCTTTGCAGGCGGCGGCGCCATCCCCTTAGAGGCGCTGCGACTCGGTTGTGAGACCTATGCGTTGGACTACAACCCTGTGGCTGTTTTGCTCAACAAAGCGGTGCTGGAACTGCCGCCGAGGTTCGGCAAACCAGGCGCAGTCCCTGCAGTGCCGCTGCCGCCTGTGCAAGGCAAACGCGAAGAGGTCAGGCAGAGCGTTCTCGCCAATACGGAACCGGGCGGTACGCAAAATCCATTGCTTGAGGCGGTGGAAGCCTGGGGCACCTGGGTGCTGGAGGAGGCGCGCCGGGAGTTGGCGCAGTTCTACCCGCACGACAAAGATGGTTCTATCCCTGTCGGTTACATCTGGGCGCGCACCTTGCCCTGCCAGAACCCATCCTGCGGCGCTGAAATCCCGCTCATGCGCCAGACCTGGCTAGCGAAAAAGGACAAGAAGAAAGTGGCTCTGCGCCTCATCCCCAACCGCCCTGCCTGGCGCCTGGACGTCGAAATCGTGGGGCAGAACGGTAAACGGATTGACTTCGACCCTGATAAAGGCACGGTGAACCTCGCTCATGTGCGTTGCCCGCTGTGCGGCGGGACTATTGACGACAAAACGACGCGGTGGCTTTTCCGCGACGGCATAGCGGGACAACGGATGATGGCGGTGGTGTTGCACCATCCCCAGCGTACCGGCAAGACCTATCGCCTGCCCACCGAGGCCGACCTTGCCGCTTACCGCACCGTCGAAGAGACACTGCAAGCCAAACGCCAAAGCTCAAAGATGTCGAAAGTAGTCTCGCTCATTCTCTAA
- a CDS encoding helicase-related protein, whose translation MAECKIKTDDVLEANFWPEPVRVLTLFQLGSSVKIEAVGINTKQFYSRILAEEDLSQIRITTANTQAFSGNAEGFFLAMEAHRIRFAYQFDPLFAVNVSQVDPLPHQIEAVYHYLLRNPRIRFLLADDPGAGKTIMAGLLLKELKYRRLVWRTLIVVPGHLKDQWVREMKERFSEPFTVVDRAVMNATWGRNVWQEQAQVLTSMDFAKQDDVLASLAETHWDLVIVDEAHKMAAYRYGDKTDKTERYRFGELLSRISQFLLFLTATPHRGDPENFRLLLDLLEPDLFANKELLLESVQSQDNPLFLRRLKEDLRDFERRPLFPPRHVYTRPYRLNDEEKRLYNAVTEYVERSYNQALAGDKRNVAFALLILQRRLASSVRAVCRSLERRKARLEELLKLGQWLAEGKRVDDDALEDAPDEERLRQEEELIERLTAAETREELEQEIRTLSGLVDLARNAERHEIETKLTELRKVMEDEKIKQRREKLLIFTESRETLDYLAEKLRAWGYAVVTLHGGMNLDARIRAEHDFREHAQVMVSTEAGGEGINLQFCSLMVNYDIPWNPNRLEQRMGRVHRYGQQKEVHIYNLVASDTREGMVLRALFEKLERIRQAMGSDRVFDVIGEVIPGRSLKDLIVEAIAQRRTLEEIVAEIQAIPDSVALQKTREAALEALATRHIDLQRVLGEERRARENRLVPEYIERFFERCCAFLDVPLEKRKDELWRVPSVPYELRNVSQRFKHTYGEVFREYNKVAFDKKKAMSREAVFVAPGHPLLETVIESILDRCKQDIQSGAIFADPDGRLDGWLWFVQGELRDGNDHVAGKRLFVVFHPAYGSELQLVNSSILWDLKPFSQLETTENSPSEELPNKERIVSFVVYEVMENFRAEIRNEREREALIKQKYGIRSLEQMILDSEAKLIEYETRRAKGEYVPDVEIINEQRRKEEYEARKRALEEELRRQTSLLPAAPEILGVARVVPQPNKDTEMHSDAAIEAIGMQVSMEYERQQGRTPYDVSAQNLGYDIRSEDANGALRYIEVKARATTGNIVLTPNEWMMAQRLGEEYWLYIVEDAANKPMLYAISDPASKLKPDEVVEILRFVVKDWKEHVQHEGE comes from the coding sequence ATGGCAGAATGCAAGATAAAAACTGATGATGTCTTGGAGGCAAACTTTTGGCCTGAGCCGGTTCGTGTGCTTACTCTTTTCCAACTTGGCAGTAGCGTCAAGATTGAAGCCGTTGGGATAAACACAAAGCAATTTTACTCTCGCATCCTTGCTGAGGAAGATCTATCTCAAATACGCATCACCACAGCCAACACACAGGCGTTCTCGGGTAACGCCGAGGGTTTCTTTCTGGCAATGGAAGCACATCGCATCCGCTTTGCCTACCAGTTCGACCCACTGTTTGCCGTTAACGTCTCCCAGGTTGATCCCTTACCTCACCAGATTGAAGCGGTTTACCACTATCTCTTGCGAAACCCACGAATTCGTTTCCTTTTGGCTGACGATCCGGGGGCAGGAAAGACCATTATGGCAGGGCTTCTTTTGAAAGAACTCAAATACAGAAGACTTGTCTGGCGCACATTGATCGTCGTGCCAGGGCATCTAAAGGACCAGTGGGTAAGAGAAATGAAGGAGCGCTTTTCTGAACCTTTCACCGTGGTTGACCGCGCAGTGATGAATGCCACCTGGGGACGCAACGTTTGGCAGGAACAAGCTCAGGTCCTTACCTCCATGGATTTTGCCAAGCAAGATGATGTCTTGGCTTCCTTAGCTGAAACCCACTGGGATTTAGTAATTGTTGACGAAGCCCACAAAATGGCGGCATACCGCTATGGTGATAAGACTGACAAGACCGAACGGTATCGCTTTGGTGAGCTTCTCTCCCGCATCAGTCAGTTCTTACTGTTTCTGACTGCCACCCCTCACCGCGGGGATCCTGAAAATTTCCGCCTTCTTCTTGACTTGCTAGAGCCAGATTTGTTTGCCAATAAAGAACTCCTCTTGGAGTCGGTGCAGAGTCAAGATAATCCATTGTTTTTGCGCCGGCTGAAGGAGGATCTCCGCGATTTTGAACGAAGACCGCTGTTTCCGCCGCGACATGTATACACCCGACCCTATCGGCTAAACGATGAGGAAAAACGCCTTTACAACGCCGTCACCGAGTATGTGGAAAGGTCTTACAATCAGGCGCTCGCTGGCGACAAGCGCAATGTCGCCTTTGCCCTGCTCATCCTCCAGCGGCGCTTAGCCTCCAGCGTAAGGGCGGTATGCCGCTCACTTGAAAGGCGAAAAGCACGCTTGGAAGAACTTTTGAAGCTTGGTCAATGGCTAGCCGAAGGTAAACGGGTAGATGATGACGCACTAGAAGACGCACCCGATGAAGAACGGCTTCGCCAGGAGGAGGAACTCATTGAAAGGCTCACCGCTGCAGAAACCCGAGAAGAACTGGAGCAGGAGATCCGCACCCTGTCCGGTTTAGTGGATTTGGCTCGCAACGCCGAGCGTCACGAAATCGAGACTAAGCTCACCGAGTTGCGCAAGGTGATGGAAGATGAGAAAATCAAGCAGCGTCGCGAAAAACTATTGATCTTTACCGAATCGCGTGAGACTCTCGACTATTTAGCTGAAAAACTGCGCGCCTGGGGCTATGCTGTTGTCACATTGCATGGTGGCATGAACCTAGATGCCCGCATTCGCGCCGAGCACGATTTCCGCGAACATGCACAGGTCATGGTTTCTACAGAAGCCGGCGGCGAAGGCATCAACTTGCAGTTCTGCTCGCTAATGGTCAATTATGACATCCCTTGGAACCCGAACCGCCTGGAGCAGCGCATGGGACGCGTCCACCGTTACGGTCAACAAAAAGAAGTCCACATTTACAACCTCGTGGCTAGCGACACGCGTGAGGGCATGGTCTTGCGTGCCTTATTCGAGAAATTAGAACGCATCCGACAGGCGATGGGTAGCGACCGCGTGTTTGACGTCATAGGCGAGGTGATTCCCGGCCGCAGTCTCAAAGACCTTATTGTCGAAGCCATCGCGCAACGCCGGACTTTGGAGGAAATCGTGGCAGAAATCCAGGCTATCCCAGACTCAGTAGCGCTTCAAAAAACAAGGGAAGCAGCTCTTGAAGCCCTGGCTACTCGCCACATTGACCTGCAGCGCGTTCTCGGTGAGGAACGTCGCGCTCGGGAAAACCGCCTTGTGCCGGAATACATCGAGCGATTTTTTGAGCGCTGCTGCGCCTTTCTTGACGTCCCATTGGAGAAACGCAAAGATGAACTCTGGCGCGTGCCATCTGTGCCATATGAACTGCGCAACGTCTCACAAAGGTTTAAACATACGTACGGCGAAGTCTTTCGAGAATACAACAAAGTTGCATTTGACAAAAAGAAGGCAATGAGTCGGGAAGCCGTCTTCGTTGCTCCGGGTCATCCCCTACTGGAAACCGTTATTGAGAGTATTTTGGACCGGTGCAAGCAAGATATCCAAAGCGGAGCGATCTTTGCTGACCCAGACGGACGACTGGATGGCTGGCTTTGGTTCGTGCAGGGAGAGTTACGCGACGGCAACGACCATGTCGCCGGTAAAAGGCTTTTCGTGGTTTTTCATCCAGCATACGGTTCGGAACTGCAACTGGTAAATAGCTCTATCCTGTGGGATCTCAAGCCTTTTTCTCAGTTGGAGACTACAGAAAATAGCCCTTCTGAAGAACTTCCTAATAAAGAAAGAATCGTGTCCTTCGTGGTGTATGAGGTTATGGAAAACTTTCGAGCAGAAATCCGTAATGAGCGGGAACGGGAAGCCCTTATCAAACAAAAATATGGCATTCGTTCGCTGGAACAAATGATTCTGGATTCGGAAGCCAAACTCATCGAGTACGAAACCCGGCGCGCCAAGGGTGAATATGTGCCTGATGTTGAAATAATCAATGAACAACGCCGCAAAGAGGAGTACGAAGCCCGAAAACGTGCCCTGGAAGAGGAACTCCGACGCCAGACAAGCCTCCTACCCGCTGCTCCGGAAATCCTTGGCGTTGCGCGGGTAGTTCCCCAGCCGAACAAGGACACGGAGATGCACTCCGATGCTGCCATCGAGGCTATTGGCATGCAAGTGTCCATGGAATACGAGCGGCAGCAAGGCAGAACCCCTTATGACGTCTCAGCCCAAAATCTGGGCTACGACATCCGTTCTGAAGATGCGAATGGAGCATTGCGATATATTGAAGTCAAAGCCCGAGCCACCACAGGCAACATCGTTCTGACCCCTAATGAGTGGATGATGGCACAGCGTTTGGGTGAAGAGTACTGGCTTTATATTGTGGAAGATGCCGCGAATAAACCAATGCTCTATGCCATTTCAGACCCAGCGAGCAAACTGAAACCGGACGAGGTCGTAGAAATCCTGCGTTTTGTTGTAAAGGACTGGAAAGAGCATGTACAGCATGAAGGAGAGTGA
- the tilS gene encoding tRNA lysidine(34) synthetase TilS, with product MYQRLLNFIQRHNLLREGERVIVGYSGGADSTCLLHLLHRAGYEVIAAHLNHMQRPEAEKEERFCEEQAKKLGVRFVSERADVPKIAKEKKIGIEEAGRFARYDFFCRLHKSFDAKVATAHTLDDHIETIFLHLARGSGLTGVSGISVQRDFIVRPLLWARRKETHAFCEKENLPILSDPANVDENFTRVRVRKVLIPAWESLHPSAVENLARFASIAREEDIFLDAQARNLLSECEIEPHPELSFLHRDVERTFDVGCLQSHPKVLLRRAIRSLVHQFKREISYELTEQILEAILQKHKNSVTLEGGDVVLETSQRQFRIRSLENPPDFCIPLSIPGEVAFDGWKIVAQKPQLENAGLKAIISMANVRGSLVVRPFRPGDRIQPAKSRYERKLQDVLTDAKVSSALKRRLPLVCDDEGPLWVPGVCIASRAAPDASSESVSLQLLPMTPE from the coding sequence ATGTATCAAAGGCTTCTAAACTTCATCCAGCGACATAACCTTCTTCGAGAAGGGGAGAGGGTTATCGTGGGTTATTCCGGTGGGGCGGATTCTACTTGTCTTCTTCATTTGCTTCATCGAGCGGGATATGAGGTTATTGCGGCGCATTTGAATCATATGCAAAGACCCGAGGCGGAAAAAGAAGAACGCTTTTGCGAAGAGCAAGCGAAAAAACTCGGCGTTCGTTTCGTTTCGGAGCGCGCAGACGTACCTAAAATCGCAAAGGAAAAGAAAATCGGCATCGAGGAGGCGGGTCGCTTTGCGCGATACGATTTTTTCTGCAGACTCCATAAAAGTTTCGATGCAAAAGTCGCCACCGCTCATACGTTGGACGACCACATCGAAACGATTTTCCTGCATCTCGCGCGAGGTTCGGGGTTGACCGGTGTTTCGGGAATCAGCGTACAAAGAGATTTCATCGTGCGGCCACTGCTTTGGGCGCGTAGGAAAGAGACGCATGCGTTTTGCGAAAAAGAAAATTTGCCAATCCTTAGCGACCCTGCGAATGTAGATGAAAACTTTACTCGTGTGCGAGTTCGCAAAGTTCTCATTCCCGCTTGGGAATCGTTGCATCCGTCCGCCGTCGAAAACCTTGCGCGTTTTGCGAGCATTGCACGAGAAGAGGACATCTTTTTAGATGCGCAAGCAAGGAACCTGCTTTCGGAGTGCGAAATCGAACCTCATCCAGAACTTTCGTTTTTACATAGAGACGTCGAACGAACATTCGATGTAGGTTGTTTACAGTCGCATCCTAAAGTGCTACTCCGTCGCGCGATTCGGTCTCTCGTTCATCAATTTAAAAGAGAAATCTCTTACGAACTCACGGAGCAAATTTTAGAGGCGATTCTTCAAAAGCATAAAAATAGTGTTACATTAGAGGGGGGGGATGTGGTGCTCGAAACCTCTCAACGGCAATTTCGGATTCGCAGTTTAGAAAATCCACCCGACTTTTGCATCCCGCTTTCCATTCCTGGGGAAGTAGCGTTCGATGGGTGGAAAATCGTTGCCCAAAAACCACAACTCGAAAACGCAGGATTAAAGGCGATTATTTCTATGGCAAACGTTCGCGGCTCATTAGTCGTTCGGCCGTTTCGTCCTGGTGACCGTATCCAGCCAGCGAAATCTCGATATGAGCGCAAGCTTCAGGACGTCCTTACCGATGCAAAGGTCAGCAGTGCTTTGAAAAGACGCCTTCCATTGGTCTGCGATGACGAGGGTCCTTTATGGGTTCCGGGGGTTTGCATTGCCTCAAGAGCCGCTCCCGATGCGTCCTCTGAGAGCGTCTCCCTACAGTTACTACCGATGACCCCCGAGTAA
- the ftsH gene encoding ATP-dependent zinc metalloprotease FtsH: protein MLNNRIRALVFVLIVLFGLIWLLSSTGTNTILQSRTSRIELTQLLKDAEAKLVSSVKWQGDTITAEYTDGTTKIASAVPLDSQTGGQIFNDLKQSGVQITPTRPLISEGVMNWIFMLLAPLALFALLWFMLIRQAQAGSNQALMFGRSRARRVNENIPKVTFEDVAGVDEAKAELAEIVDFLKNTKKYIALGAKIPKGVLLTGPPGCGKTHLARAIAGEAGVPFFHISGSDFVEMFVGVGAARVRDLFETAKAHRPSLIFVDEIDAVGRQRGAGLGGGHDEREQTLNQLLVEMDGFDPNQGVIVIAATNRPDVLDPALLRPGRFDRHVVVDAPDAKGREAILKIHARGKPLADDVDLSVIAKRTVGFTGADLANALNEAALLAARNNRTQITMEELNEALERVIAGPQRKSRVVSRKEREVIAVHEAGHAIVGELLEHTDPVHKVTILPRGHTLGSTWQLPEDDKYLVTKAELLDDITSLLGGRVAEEMVFGEVTTGASNDLERVTHIARAMVCQYGMSDKFGALALGRRHENPFIGRDYLDDRDYSEEVAKIIDEEVRNIVDNCYMRAKEIITENRRKLDKLVKALLEKETLEREEFLAIMNEEVEAAPDTPANPPTQELESEKPEAKPTQEAKKKGEGIIPPKLKPGTAESG from the coding sequence ATGTTGAATAACCGAATCAGAGCCCTAGTATTCGTTCTCATCGTTCTATTTGGTTTGATATGGCTGCTTAGTTCGACAGGAACGAACACCATTCTGCAATCTCGAACGTCGAGAATCGAGCTTACGCAACTCCTCAAAGATGCTGAGGCGAAGTTGGTTTCCAGTGTGAAGTGGCAAGGCGATACGATTACCGCTGAATACACAGACGGAACGACAAAAATCGCATCAGCCGTTCCTTTGGATTCTCAAACCGGAGGGCAGATTTTTAACGACCTCAAACAGTCAGGTGTCCAAATAACACCTACGCGACCATTGATTAGCGAAGGCGTAATGAATTGGATATTTATGCTCCTCGCCCCCCTCGCACTCTTTGCACTTTTATGGTTTATGCTGATTCGCCAAGCGCAAGCAGGGAGCAATCAAGCATTGATGTTCGGGCGAAGCCGAGCAAGAAGAGTCAATGAAAATATTCCCAAAGTGACTTTCGAAGATGTCGCCGGGGTTGACGAAGCAAAAGCAGAACTCGCTGAAATCGTAGACTTTTTGAAGAACACGAAAAAATACATCGCGCTCGGAGCGAAGATTCCGAAAGGTGTGCTTTTGACAGGACCGCCGGGATGTGGGAAAACGCATTTGGCAAGAGCGATTGCCGGTGAAGCCGGAGTTCCGTTTTTCCATATCAGCGGTTCTGACTTCGTGGAAATGTTCGTCGGTGTGGGGGCTGCGCGTGTGCGCGACCTTTTCGAGACTGCAAAAGCGCATCGTCCCAGTCTGATTTTCGTGGATGAAATCGATGCTGTCGGACGCCAGCGCGGTGCTGGTCTCGGTGGTGGACACGACGAAAGAGAACAAACGCTCAATCAACTTCTCGTTGAAATGGATGGCTTCGATCCGAATCAAGGGGTTATCGTCATCGCCGCAACTAACCGACCCGATGTACTCGACCCAGCCCTTTTACGACCAGGACGATTCGACCGTCACGTCGTCGTAGATGCTCCTGATGCAAAAGGGCGCGAAGCGATTTTGAAAATTCACGCGCGTGGTAAACCACTCGCGGATGATGTTGACTTATCCGTAATTGCGAAAAGAACTGTCGGTTTCACAGGTGCCGACCTCGCGAACGCTCTCAATGAAGCGGCGCTATTAGCAGCGCGAAACAATCGCACGCAAATCACAATGGAAGAACTCAACGAGGCTTTGGAGCGCGTAATCGCTGGTCCTCAAAGAAAAAGTAGAGTCGTATCGCGCAAGGAACGTGAAGTGATCGCTGTTCACGAAGCAGGACACGCGATTGTAGGTGAATTGTTAGAGCATACCGACCCTGTGCATAAGGTTACGATACTTCCGAGAGGTCATACACTCGGTAGCACTTGGCAGTTGCCAGAAGACGATAAGTATCTCGTTACGAAAGCAGAACTTCTCGATGACATTACATCGCTTTTAGGCGGAAGAGTCGCTGAAGAAATGGTTTTCGGAGAAGTTACGACAGGCGCGAGCAATGATTTGGAACGTGTAACACATATCGCTCGTGCAATGGTTTGTCAATATGGCATGAGCGATAAATTCGGGGCGCTCGCATTGGGACGTCGCCACGAAAATCCGTTCATCGGACGTGATTATCTCGATGACAGGGATTACAGCGAAGAGGTTGCAAAAATCATTGATGAAGAGGTTCGCAACATCGTAGACAATTGCTACATGCGAGCAAAAGAAATCATCACGGAAAACCGCCGCAAGTTAGACAAACTGGTAAAAGCCTTGCTCGAAAAAGAGACTCTCGAAAGGGAAGAATTTTTGGCTATCATGAACGAGGAAGTGGAGGCAGCCCCAGATACGCCTGCGAACCCACCGACGCAGGAGTTAGAGAGTGAAAAGCCAGAGGCTAAGCCAACACAGGAGGCGAAAAAGAAGGGAGAAGGAATTATCCCGCCGAAATTAAAGCCCGGTACTGCAGAATCAGGGTAA